The Desmodus rotundus isolate HL8 chromosome 2, HLdesRot8A.1, whole genome shotgun sequence region CCGCGGGAGTCGGAGGGCGGGGAGCTTAGAGGAGGGAGCTTGAGAGTTGTGGAGACTAGTGACTGGAAGAAGTCGCAGACTGCTCCGGTCGGCTTCTTCCCGCTCCCGCTCTCGCTTACACATCTACTccgcctcccaccccagcctgcgCCCCTGGTCCTTCTCCCGTCCGGGGCCTCTGCGGGTAGCTCTCCGGGTTTCGGCGCGGCGGGGGCGCCCCGGGGGTGCCCTCGCCCTCCGGGTGCAGACGGGCAGCGGGCGGGATGTGGCGCCTGGTGCCCCCGAAGCTGGGCCGCCTGTCCCGCTCGCTGAAGCTGGCGGCGCTGGGCAGCCTGTTGGTGCTGATGGTGCTGCACTCGCCGTCGCTGCTCGCCTCCTGGCAGCGCAACGAGCTGGCGGACCGGCGCTTCCTGCAGCTCAATAAGTGCCCGGCGTGCTTCGGGACGAGCTGGTGCCGCCGCTTCCTCAACGGGCAGGTGGTGTTCGAGGCGTGGGGCCGCCTGCGCCTGCTGGACTTTCTGAACGTGAAGAACGTCTACTTCGCGCAGTACGGCGAGCCCCGCGAGGGCGGCCGCCGGCGCGTGGTGCTCAAGCGCCTGGGCTCGCAGCGCGAGCTGGCGCAGCTCGACCAGAGCATCTGCAAGCGGGCCACCGGCCGGCCGCGCTGTGACCTGCTCCAGGCCATGCCTCGCACCGAGTTCGCGCGCCTGAACGGCGACGTGCGGCTGCTCACGCCGGAGGCGGTGGAGGGCTGGTCGGACCTGGTGCACTGCCCCTCGCAGCGCCTGCTCGACCGTCTGGTACGCCGCTACGCCGAGACCAAGGACTCGGGCAGCTTCCTGCTCCGCAATCTTAAGGACTCGGAGCGCATGCAGCTGCTGCTGACCCTGGCCTTCAACCCCGAGCCGCTGGTGCTACAGGTAGGTACCGAATCCGGGCCGGGCGGCCTGCGAGAGGGGCCGCGCGGGGAGCGGGAGCCCGGACAGGTGGCCCCTCCGGCGTTCCCCAGTTTAGACCCGGCCCACTTGGGCCGGGTTGCAGGTTGGGAAAGCGCCAGCGCTGGGGTCTCCTGGGCGCTGTACCGGATTGCGGAGGGCGACCCGGCGGGTGCAGTCTGCTCTTGTCACCTAGACGCCCCTCGTCAAGGATTTGATAGCGGATCCTTCGACGCCAGAGGGAGCGCGTCTAGTGTGCTTCCAAAATGTCTTTCCTGtgagttttcttctgttctcctCGCCTTTCTGCTTTTATCCTCCCGGGGTTGCATTTCCACGGCGCAGCCTGTTCACGAGTTCTTGGAccttttttagttcttttcaaCTGTTTCTCTATCGCGTTTGTTCTCCCCTTTAATAACCTGCATTGCTGGCCTAACTTCAGCCCCACAGTTGGTCTTTGTCTTATTCCACTCATTTACCTGGCAGATCCTTGGGAAAGCTGATTTGGGGGCAAGCTGGGGAAGCCAGGTGCACAAAATGGGCACTGTGGTCGAGGTGGGGTTAATCATTATCCTTGCTTTGGGTAGgatttaagaagaggaaaaagttaGGTCTTCGTTCCACTTGATGGCTGAAAAGGTTAAAGCCAAGACGGACATTTTCATCCTGCTCTTGTGACCTGCCCTGGTCGTCTGGTATTTGGCTGCAGGAAAAAGCTGAAATATTAGGCCAGGGCTAGAAATGGGAAGGAGATTTTCACCTCTCTTCTAGTTGAGTTACTGGCACTCTCTTTTGAAAACAGACGTGCCTTTTAGGGGAGTAGGTTGAGTTCTTTTTATTGGTGACAGCCAGtatgaaaacaaaacttaaaaaaaaaaaatcccaaaacaaaaatctgtgTTTACCTTTGGAGTAGTTACTTAGTTTCTACACATTCCCATCCGGCTTTAGCGCGATGTCCTTGGATAGTGGTCATAACTGCGGGGGTGTGATCCCTCCTGCTAACCGCAAGGAAAGTTATTTGCTTTTTCCATACCAGTTGTGTTGTAGTATTTTCAATACAAGGGAAAAAACATGATTTGAAATTAATCACAAgtaattttgatataatttatgACCTTTCTGCGCTGTTAAGAATGTCACTGATGGCTGGGGAGTTTGTACAGGGTTGAATAAATTAGTAATGTGCCATGTTCATTTATGTTGCTTTCTTTTCCAAGCTCCCGTTACCCAACTTAGCTAAGAGAAACCAGTTTCGTTTGATTAGTTCAGCCAAATaattttaacacaaaataaatattttgctttaaacagAACTTTAGTGTGGGTCTTGGTAAGTTTGAAGGTGTGCTAGAATGTAGTAGGTGGTAGGTCAAATTTAAAGTACATATTGTATATTAAATCCTGCTCTCTTTAACAGTGAAATGGTTAAACGTCCATTGAAGAAATTTATTTGGTAGTTTTAAAACTAGTCAGCCGCAAAAGTTGAAGGTTGTATTTATGGTATGTACATTTGActtgacaattttttaaacaattaaactGCCTTTTTTCTTTGAGAGATAGATGGTTATGTTAGCAAGGTGGTCCCTGGAGAAAACTTTAGCATTGTAGTGTGCTGAGTAGATTAGTCTCTCAAATTCACTGGGATTCATAAATTTAATAAGGAACTGTAGTAAcagtaaatacacattttttgcACTTTATAATAGTGGCTGACTACTTGAAAGATTTTAATCAGGTAATAACTGAGTATTGAGGTATAAgaaacatttaatattaaaactaatatttaaGAACAGCATGTGTTATGTATGTAGTTCTTTCTAAACATGGCATTTGAATATGAGAAACTTTGGCATTTGATTTACACTAAGGTAAACATGCTTTATTTGGGAAGGTTTTCTATTTTTCGAAGTTTGAAGTTGCCTTGGAATATTCAGTTTTCTTTATAGTTGAGATAGCTGTGTGCTTGTATCTTGTTTTCTGATCACCTCTCCCTTCAAAATAACAGTTTCTCTGTTTTCATCTTTAATGATaaacaactcttttaaaaaatcaattatattccTGTAATTTAAACTTAGTGACACAGTTGCTCCGAATGAGTGGGTACCCATAGATGGGTTATAGGTAGGAGAGTTTGTTTTTAGTATGTGAGGAAATGCATGTATCAGCGTTGTTGACTGGCAtttgtaaatgcatttttaatttaggtCACCCAGTTCTATACATACTCTGTGAAATATAAATTACACTCTTTATTGTCAGTTATATTGTtatgcttatttttcttaattaacaAGCAGGTAGTAtaagaagactttatttttaaataagcgACCTTCATAGAGCTGCTACTTTCTTTACAGAACCATGTCATCTTTGGTAAAAATTAGTGAGTTAAGAAATGTGAACAATAATTACTTGAGGTGTGTGGATGGTATAAAACCACTAAAATGAATCTCAAAATTCTGCGATCAAGTATAAAGATCTTTGCACATTAAGTCAAATCATGATGTTAATTACTTTTTGTTATCTAGACAAATGTATACAATTTTGGTATTTGTACTGGTTTCTATAAAACTGTTAATAGCTGTTTATGTTAGTTTTGGAATATTAATTGATAATAGAAAACCCCAGAATTTGGctttatgtttgtatatattttttggtttatgtatttttaaaaatgtttttgtaaggTTACAAGTGTGTATTTTTACAGTTTAAAGAGGAACTCACTTTTTCCTGGGAGAGGGAGCTACTTACTCAATTTTTGGCATTTGGTGACAAACTAGATTTTTCCTATCTTATATtgtctaaaaattaattactttGGAGAAAAAGTCTTTTGAGCTGACGTTGTCAAACTCTCTTAACAAAAGTTCCAGTGTAGGTAACATGtttccaaaataaacatttaaatatcttttttggtATGGTACCAGTGAaagaattgaaaagaatatatgcatttaaCCATAAACTTGCCTATTCTGATTCTAAGAAACAGTAACAAATTGAAGTTTCTATTATATCCCGAAAGGACATTTGAAAGGTGTTAAATGTCTGTAAGTTACATTATAAACATACTTATGGCTATACAGATTCGTAATACAGAATTCCTATTTGAAGTGGTATGAAAGTACAACTCTCTTTCCGTTGTTGGATAGTTTTACTGTCATACAGCAACTTATCTAGCTCCCAGGAAAgttgttctgttacagaattatttactaaaaaatttttatgaaCATCAAGCCACAGGATAATGCTAGTACCTTATCTTCTACTCTGATACCTTCTTTTCACCCTCAAATTTTTACTTtaccaagaaatatattttaattacaagtATATCATAATCCTATGCAAAAAACTGGGGAGAAGGACTTTGTTGATTTTATATTGTGTAAGAGCATTCTTGGAATATTCAAAAGTTGAGGTGTTGAAGTAATTGGCAGGATGGCAACATGTTTTCTGTTACTGTATTGTTAAAATTTTCTACCAGTGTTTGTACTTACCTGTTCTTGAACTTATAGAAGTtgggtgtgtgagagaaaaatgtcGTTGGATTTCTTGAAGTCCAGACTGTATCTCTGACTTGATCACCTGGAGATGGTAAAGATTGTTTTGTTTACAGAAACAAAGAAGCTCCTGGTTGTTTAGGGAGGTGGAGTTGGGAATATGTTTTACTCTTACATTTTATAGAACTTTATTTGCCTTAAGTT contains the following coding sequences:
- the DIPK2A gene encoding divergent protein kinase domain 2A — translated: MWRLVPPKLGRLSRSLKLAALGSLLVLMVLHSPSLLASWQRNELADRRFLQLNKCPACFGTSWCRRFLNGQVVFEAWGRLRLLDFLNVKNVYFAQYGEPREGGRRRVVLKRLGSQRELAQLDQSICKRATGRPRCDLLQAMPRTEFARLNGDVRLLTPEAVEGWSDLVHCPSQRLLDRLVRRYAETKDSGSFLLRNLKDSERMQLLLTLAFNPEPLVLQSFPSDEGWPFAKYLGACGRMVAVNYVGEELWSYFNAPWEKRVDLAWQLMEIAEQLTNNDFEFALYLLDVSFDNFAVGPRDGKVIIVDAENVLVADKRLIRQNKPENWDVWYESKFDDCDKEACLSFSKEILCARATVDHNYYAVCQNLLSKHATWRGTSGGLLHDPPSEIAKDGRLEALLDECANPKKRYGRFQAAKELREYLAQLSNNVR